A single region of the Candidatus Sungiibacteriota bacterium genome encodes:
- the aspS gene encoding aspartate--tRNA(Asn) ligase, which produces MRILSKDVPNRVGESITLMGWVHARRDHGKLIFIDLRDRWGIVQVVFSPDNKTILQEADKLRSEWVIQVEGVIQKRPAGMENPELPTGSIELHAEKLEVLSAAEDLPIPLGEEGTDEAALQKRLDWRWIDLRNPKRALIFHVWTAMEQAFREYWTSHDYIEIHSPKFMNAPSESGAELFEVKYFDRKAYLAQSPQFYKQMAMAAGFEKVFEVGPVFRANPSFTSRHDTEFTGYDIEISFIDSHYDVMAEEEKILSYVLEKLKTSFGEEIFRHYERKLTVPLIPFPKVTMQEAKKILAGLGVANEREGDLSPEEERALSEFILKKEGHEFVFVTDYPITVRPFYHMRHPDNKNLTKSFDLLWNGLEVTTGAQREHHYDMLVNQAKEKGLNLEPIKHYLDFFKYGCPPHGGFGHGPSRMLMKIFNINNVREVTYLYRGVNRLEP; this is translated from the coding sequence ATGCGGATTCTTAGCAAAGACGTACCAAATAGGGTAGGCGAATCAATAACTCTTATGGGCTGGGTGCACGCTCGCCGCGACCACGGCAAGCTTATTTTTATTGACCTGCGCGACCGATGGGGAATAGTACAGGTTGTTTTTAGTCCTGATAATAAAACTATCCTGCAGGAAGCCGATAAATTACGTTCAGAATGGGTGATACAAGTGGAGGGTGTAATACAAAAACGGCCCGCCGGAATGGAAAATCCGGAGCTTCCCACTGGCAGTATTGAACTTCACGCAGAAAAACTGGAGGTGTTGTCTGCTGCCGAGGACCTGCCTATTCCTTTGGGAGAAGAAGGGACCGACGAGGCGGCACTGCAAAAACGTCTGGATTGGCGATGGATAGATTTACGAAACCCAAAAAGAGCATTAATTTTTCACGTATGGACGGCAATGGAGCAGGCCTTCCGAGAATATTGGACAAGCCATGATTACATTGAAATCCACTCCCCAAAATTTATGAACGCGCCGAGCGAGTCCGGCGCAGAACTTTTTGAAGTAAAATATTTTGACCGCAAAGCCTATCTTGCCCAGTCGCCTCAATTTTACAAACAAATGGCTATGGCAGCCGGGTTTGAAAAAGTTTTTGAGGTTGGTCCGGTATTTCGGGCCAACCCGTCATTTACCTCACGGCATGATACCGAATTTACCGGCTATGATATTGAAATTTCTTTTATTGACTCCCACTACGATGTAATGGCCGAGGAAGAAAAAATACTTAGTTATGTTCTGGAAAAGCTCAAAACTTCTTTTGGGGAAGAAATCTTTAGACACTACGAAAGAAAACTTACAGTTCCGCTTATTCCTTTTCCAAAAGTAACCATGCAGGAGGCAAAAAAGATTCTGGCGGGCCTCGGTGTCGCAAACGAACGGGAAGGTGATTTAAGCCCCGAAGAAGAACGAGCTTTATCCGAATTTATCTTAAAAAAAGAAGGCCACGAGTTTGTCTTCGTAACCGACTATCCAATCACAGTTCGTCCTTTTTATCATATGAGGCATCCGGACAACAAAAATTTAACCAAAAGCTTTGACCTCTTGTGGAACGGCCTGGAAGTTACCACGGGGGCTCAACGTGAACATCATTATGATATGCTGGTTAACCAGGCCAAAGAAAAAGGGTTAAATTTGGAACCAATTAAACACTATCTTGATTTTTTCAAATATGGCTGTCCGCCGCACGGAGGTTTTGGCCACGGTCCATCGCGCATGCTTATGAAAATTTTCAATATAAATAATGTCCGGGAGGTTACATATTTATACCGAGGTGTCAACAGACTAGAACCCTAA
- a CDS encoding D-alanyl-D-alanine carboxypeptidase: MKLAPEPKRLITMLAILFMGVLVLVSTEKQQPPIKEMASINIPEPEIRAHSYLVKFIGEDKILIRRREWKKLAPASLTKLLTALVARQNLLPADWIIFSEKAKTVEEKISTVGVGESLLRDDAIRFALMGSANDAAEAMAEKLGERFLELINTEARRIGMSDSSFRNATGLDTEEHYSTALDLAKLAEYIWQNQPALWEMTRNTEAEVYSDTFNKYEIKTTNELLEEFPEILGGKTGFTDKARGTLILLYPVYPALMDKGGVKDKVAVIVILGSTDRFSDGRAIINWLRDNF; the protein is encoded by the coding sequence ATGAAGCTGGCCCCTGAACCAAAAAGATTAATTACGATGCTTGCCATACTTTTTATGGGTGTACTGGTTTTAGTATCTACTGAAAAGCAGCAGCCGCCGATAAAAGAGATGGCATCCATAAATATACCGGAGCCGGAAATACGCGCTCATTCCTATCTCGTAAAGTTTATCGGGGAAGATAAAATATTGATCAGGCGCCGGGAGTGGAAAAAACTCGCGCCGGCAAGTTTAACCAAACTGCTCACGGCCCTTGTTGCGCGCCAAAATCTCCTTCCGGCTGACTGGATTATTTTTTCCGAAAAAGCAAAAACCGTGGAAGAAAAAATAAGTACGGTTGGGGTAGGGGAATCTTTACTGCGGGACGATGCCATCCGCTTCGCACTTATGGGTTCGGCCAATGACGCTGCTGAAGCTATGGCGGAAAAATTAGGAGAGCGGTTTCTTGAACTCATAAATACCGAAGCGCGCCGCATTGGAATGTCGGATTCTTCTTTTCGCAATGCTACCGGCCTTGATACCGAAGAACACTATTCAACCGCGCTTGACCTTGCTAAGCTTGCCGAATATATTTGGCAAAATCAGCCGGCGCTTTGGGAGATGACCCGAAATACCGAAGCCGAGGTATATTCCGATACCTTCAATAAATATGAAATAAAAACCACCAATGAACTTCTGGAAGAATTTCCGGAGATTTTAGGAGGAAAAACAGGATTTACGGATAAGGCCCGCGGCACGCTTATTTTGCTATATCCGGTTTACCCCGCTCTTATGGATAAGGGCGGGGTAAAAGACAAAGTCGCAGTAATAGTCATCCTCGGCTCTACTGATAGATTTTCCGACGGCCGCGCGATTATTAATTGGTTAAGAGATAATTTTTAA
- a CDS encoding co-chaperone GroES: MKINPLGDRVVIEILKEDKGGKTKSGIYLPETVDKERPEQGEIIAVGPGKFSDEGKRIPMSVKKGNVVLFTKYGPNEIKVAGKEYLIAREEDILAILE; the protein is encoded by the coding sequence ATGAAAATAAATCCCTTAGGAGACCGGGTAGTTATTGAAATCCTTAAAGAAGATAAGGGCGGCAAAACCAAATCCGGTATTTACCTGCCTGAAACCGTTGACAAAGAACGGCCGGAGCAGGGGGAAATAATTGCCGTAGGACCGGGTAAGTTTTCTGACGAAGGGAAAAGAATCCCCATGAGTGTTAAAAAGGGAAATGTTGTTCTCTTTACCAAATACGGTCCAAACGAAATAAAGGTCGCGGGAAAAGAATATTTAATTGCAAGAGAAGAAGATATTTTAGCGATTTTGGAATAA
- a CDS encoding serine protease — protein MVGRRIALLIAVLVGVAGCATLPAGNALRSSTYDYNNVLLDRREMSIERIVESMVAIRTVAEFRREDGGLLQRDMEGTGVVLLGKYILTLNHVASIKQIEHRTPFGTLVEPATKVAELTTLQWNGKEVPLERALVDEGEDVLIFRVPDRVRLPSFPYRIGNSDDLRLGNFVYVIGNPMNSGINVREGIVSNLRPPGMLGTIARLGSIFMVSNGLNPGDSGTPVVALRDGQFELVGLAQGTIMNSQRMGWAVKINTILGLIHAMEAREGASKK, from the coding sequence ATGGTAGGTAGGCGGATCGCACTGCTCATCGCCGTTTTAGTCGGCGTGGCAGGGTGCGCAACCCTGCCTGCCGGAAACGCCCTACGGTCCAGCACGTACGACTACAACAACGTGCTGCTGGACCGCCGGGAGATGTCCATTGAGCGGATCGTCGAGTCGATGGTCGCCATCCGGACCGTGGCCGAGTTCCGGCGGGAGGATGGCGGGCTGCTCCAGCGGGACATGGAGGGGACGGGGGTCGTGCTGCTCGGCAAGTACATCCTAACCCTGAACCACGTGGCCTCCATCAAGCAGATCGAGCACCGCACCCCCTTTGGGACCCTGGTTGAGCCGGCAACGAAAGTTGCTGAGCTCACGACGCTCCAGTGGAATGGAAAAGAGGTCCCGCTGGAGCGGGCGCTGGTGGATGAGGGGGAGGACGTGCTGATCTTCCGGGTGCCGGACCGCGTCAGGCTGCCGTCCTTCCCGTACCGGATCGGCAACAGCGATGACCTGCGGCTGGGGAACTTCGTGTACGTGATCGGCAACCCGATGAACTCCGGGATCAACGTGCGCGAGGGGATCGTGTCGAACCTCCGGCCGCCCGGGATGCTGGGCACGATCGCGCGCCTGGGGAGCATCTTCATGGTCTCCAACGGGCTGAACCCGGGGGACAGCGGGACGCCGGTGGTGGCCCTGCGCGACGGGCAGTTTGAGCTGGTGGGCCTGGCCCAGGGCACGATCATGAACTCCCAGCGCATGGGCTGGGCGGTCAAGATCAACACGATCCTGGGGCTGATCCACGCGATGGAGGCTCGGGAAGGGGCCTCCAAGAAGTAA
- a CDS encoding segregation/condensation protein A, protein MAFRIKHEKFEGPLELLLELIEKEKLSISEISLAKVTDEYITYIKSLGKIDPEQLAEFLVIAAQLMLIKSRSLLPGLVLSEEETQSIEELEKRLEEYKRLRELSKEIKNLEAGRHFIFTREAYFGMAPVFYPPTKTTAALIRDVFSAFLASLPKIEKLAEEKLKKIISLEEKIKQIRSFLQETVERAFSELTKGAKEKVEIIVSFLAILELARQRFVELNQKKPFEDIIIKRVLL, encoded by the coding sequence ATGGCCTTCCGAATCAAACACGAAAAATTTGAAGGTCCGCTCGAGCTTCTGCTCGAGCTTATTGAAAAAGAGAAACTTTCCATCTCTGAAATTTCACTGGCCAAAGTTACGGATGAATATATTACGTACATAAAATCGCTTGGGAAAATAGATCCGGAGCAGTTGGCGGAGTTTTTGGTAATTGCGGCACAGCTTATGCTGATAAAATCACGCTCCTTACTGCCGGGTCTTGTGCTATCGGAAGAAGAAACCCAATCTATAGAGGAACTGGAAAAAAGACTTGAAGAGTATAAGCGTCTGCGGGAGCTATCCAAGGAAATAAAGAATCTGGAGGCAGGACGCCATTTTATTTTTACGCGTGAGGCGTATTTTGGTATGGCCCCTGTTTTTTACCCTCCCACTAAGACAACAGCCGCTCTAATCCGGGATGTTTTTTCCGCGTTTCTTGCCTCGCTTCCCAAAATTGAAAAACTGGCCGAAGAAAAATTAAAAAAGATAATTTCGCTTGAGGAAAAAATTAAACAAATACGCTCCTTCCTGCAAGAAACTGTGGAACGCGCTTTCTCAGAGCTTACCAAAGGCGCCAAAGAAAAGGTGGAGATTATTGTAAGTTTTCTTGCGATTCTGGAGCTCGCGCGGCAGCGCTTTGTGGAACTCAACCAAAAGAAACCCTTTGAAGATATTATCATAAAACGGGTTTTATTATGA
- the groL gene encoding chaperonin GroEL (60 kDa chaperone family; promotes refolding of misfolded polypeptides especially under stressful conditions; forms two stacked rings of heptamers to form a barrel-shaped 14mer; ends can be capped by GroES; misfolded proteins enter the barrel where they are refolded when GroES binds), whose protein sequence is MAKQILFEEKARQAMKRGIDQLAAAVKITLGPKGRNVVLGKSFGGPQVTNDGVTIAKDIELEDKFENMGAELAKEAASKTNDAVGDGTTTSVVLAQAIINEGLKYATAGVNVIELRQGLDTALARVVKELKEMAKAVKTEEEITQVAIISAESEELGKIIAEAIQKVGKDGAVTVEESQGTGIEKEIVEGMQFDRGYVSPYMVTNAERMEAVIEDPYILITDKKISSIQDIVPLLEKIVKTGKKELVIVAEDVEGDALATLVVNRLRGGFNALAVKAPGFGDRRKEMLEDVATVTGGKVISEEVGLKLENADLAMLGRARRVVADKDNTTIVGGKGKKEDIEKRIKQIRAQIEKTTSEYDREKLQERLAKLSGGVAVIKVGAATETEMKYIKLKIEDAVAATKAALAEGIVAGGGTALFKVSLLLKEKTRRLEGEKDAVEEHAAYSILTNALEEPLVQIAANAGKRVGEITLKIKEKIAADPKSNAGYDAMRDRIVGDMIKEGIVDPVKVTRLALENAVSVAAMFLTTEAAIAELPKKEEKIPAMPHEDY, encoded by the coding sequence ATGGCAAAACAAATTTTATTTGAAGAAAAAGCGCGCCAAGCGATGAAGCGTGGAATTGACCAGCTGGCGGCTGCGGTAAAAATAACTTTAGGCCCTAAGGGCCGGAATGTTGTCTTGGGGAAAAGTTTTGGCGGCCCGCAAGTTACCAATGACGGCGTTACCATTGCCAAAGACATTGAGCTGGAGGACAAATTTGAAAATATGGGAGCGGAACTTGCCAAAGAAGCCGCCTCCAAAACCAATGATGCCGTGGGTGATGGCACTACTACTTCGGTGGTTCTGGCGCAAGCAATTATTAACGAAGGCCTAAAATACGCAACCGCAGGAGTTAATGTTATAGAACTGCGCCAAGGATTGGATACCGCGCTTGCGCGGGTTGTTAAAGAACTGAAGGAAATGGCCAAGGCCGTCAAAACCGAAGAAGAAATCACGCAAGTTGCAATTATTTCCGCGGAATCGGAGGAACTGGGTAAAATCATTGCCGAAGCGATTCAAAAAGTGGGCAAGGACGGCGCGGTCACGGTAGAGGAATCGCAGGGTACAGGAATTGAAAAAGAAATTGTGGAAGGCATGCAGTTTGACCGCGGCTATGTTTCTCCTTACATGGTTACGAACGCCGAGCGGATGGAGGCGGTAATTGAAGACCCTTATATTTTGATTACCGATAAAAAAATATCGTCCATTCAGGACATTGTGCCGCTTCTGGAAAAAATAGTTAAAACCGGCAAAAAAGAATTGGTTATAGTTGCCGAAGACGTAGAAGGTGATGCGCTCGCTACTTTGGTTGTTAATCGCCTGCGCGGCGGATTTAACGCTTTGGCTGTTAAGGCTCCTGGGTTTGGCGACCGCAGAAAAGAAATGCTGGAAGATGTTGCGACCGTCACCGGCGGCAAGGTGATATCCGAAGAAGTCGGACTTAAACTGGAAAACGCGGATTTGGCAATGCTCGGCCGCGCGCGGCGCGTAGTAGCGGATAAAGACAACACTACTATCGTGGGCGGAAAGGGCAAAAAAGAAGATATTGAAAAAAGAATCAAACAAATCCGCGCCCAAATTGAAAAAACTACTTCCGAATACGATCGCGAAAAACTGCAGGAGCGATTGGCCAAACTTTCCGGCGGGGTAGCGGTGATAAAAGTCGGCGCAGCCACGGAAACCGAGATGAAATATATTAAGCTGAAAATTGAGGATGCGGTGGCCGCAACCAAAGCGGCTTTGGCCGAAGGAATTGTGGCCGGAGGGGGAACAGCGCTTTTTAAAGTTTCTTTGCTTCTCAAAGAAAAAACCAGGCGTCTGGAAGGAGAAAAAGACGCTGTGGAAGAACATGCCGCCTACTCTATTTTAACCAATGCGCTGGAAGAACCGCTGGTGCAGATTGCGGCCAACGCCGGCAAAAGAGTAGGGGAAATAACATTAAAAATCAAAGAGAAAATCGCGGCTGATCCCAAATCCAATGCGGGCTACGACGCCATGCGAGACCGGATTGTGGGAGATATGATTAAAGAAGGTATTGTTGATCCGGTAAAAGTAACCCGCCTTGCTCTTGAAAATGCAGTATCTGTCGCCGCCATGTTTTTGACTACCGAGGCAGCAATAGCAGAACTTCCAAAAAAGGAGGAAAAGATACCGGCAATGCCGCACGAGGACTACTAA
- a CDS encoding amidohydrolase family protein: MPRDNWTRPVYTIKLSERYTDIGPEKLRIEQGRIVEVIHAGQIDGTPEFFVTPGFINCHVHWGMPGGRTLEDIMTFVTGPKSEQEEVIRENTLRSLKVGITTVCDKGPAIAGPDAPWVYRAIKDLERVGSAPRTFFSAWTVGTYGSFAQHACRKVTTEREADELIADSQRVGATVIKIIPEWGYPDYRLVFRKQLFRYLVIKAHGRGFLISAHAKGCEAILAALVNGADCIDHGIQIKDIDYRVMEKNFRYMQQAGIFFAPTLEGLLCRYEGALVNGDGAEDSSYEWNAAVLTFRKVAQKLAENILFASDAGSEYTPHGSLRELYLMRSLGLGTATIFRAATSNGARFLRRGSQLGALKENYFADMIFWFKNPLELSLQEWEHLEKYIAGVMINGNLVADHI; encoded by the coding sequence ATGCCTAGGGATAACTGGACACGCCCTGTATACACAATAAAGCTGTCCGAACGATATACAGATATCGGGCCGGAGAAACTCCGTATTGAACAAGGCAGAATCGTTGAAGTCATCCATGCAGGACAAATTGATGGAACTCCTGAATTTTTTGTAACGCCCGGATTTATCAATTGTCATGTACACTGGGGCATGCCCGGCGGCAGAACGCTTGAAGATATTATGACATTTGTGACAGGACCAAAAAGCGAGCAAGAAGAGGTGATCCGTGAAAATACACTAAGGTCCTTGAAAGTCGGAATAACTACTGTCTGTGACAAGGGCCCGGCAATCGCAGGACCAGATGCTCCTTGGGTCTACCGCGCAATAAAAGACCTTGAAAGAGTAGGTAGTGCGCCGCGGACATTTTTCTCTGCCTGGACTGTCGGGACGTACGGAAGTTTTGCACAACATGCCTGCAGAAAAGTAACCACTGAACGGGAGGCTGACGAGCTAATTGCAGATTCTCAACGTGTGGGAGCGACGGTTATCAAAATAATTCCAGAGTGGGGATACCCTGATTATAGACTTGTATTCAGAAAGCAACTTTTCAGATATCTGGTAATTAAAGCGCACGGGAGGGGATTTCTCATCAGTGCGCATGCTAAGGGCTGTGAGGCGATTCTCGCAGCGCTCGTCAACGGGGCAGATTGTATTGATCACGGAATCCAGATAAAAGACATTGATTACAGGGTTATGGAGAAAAATTTTCGGTATATGCAGCAAGCTGGTATTTTTTTTGCGCCAACTCTGGAAGGACTACTTTGTCGGTATGAAGGAGCACTTGTTAACGGTGATGGCGCCGAGGACTCTTCTTATGAGTGGAATGCTGCGGTTTTAACTTTCCGGAAGGTGGCGCAGAAACTTGCCGAAAATATTCTTTTTGCATCTGATGCCGGAAGCGAGTATACGCCCCATGGTTCACTGCGAGAACTTTATTTAATGCGGTCGTTGGGGCTTGGGACGGCTACAATCTTTAGAGCAGCAACTTCAAATGGTGCCAGATTTCTTCGCAGAGGTTCTCAACTAGGCGCCCTAAAAGAGAATTATTTTGCCGATATGATATTTTGGTTTAAAAACCCCCTGGAACTTTCGTTACAGGAATGGGAACATTTGGAAAAATACATTGCAGGCGTTATGATCAACGGAAACTTGGTGGCTGATCATATTTAA
- the scpB gene encoding SMC-Scp complex subunit ScpB encodes MTNLKSIIETLLFIYGEPLALEKLIKIAKNKKEAVLEALSGLKKDYEGRGLTLLEKDNTYQLGSNPANAKYVEDLVKSEFTEELSRAALETVSIVAYKGPLTRAQIEYVRGVNSSFTLRNLLMRGLVERIENPKDARSFLYRVSFDFLKHLGLTKIGDLPQYEEFRKEKIEVLEEAPTKQENEAGP; translated from the coding sequence ATGACCAACTTAAAATCTATTATAGAGACCCTTCTTTTTATATACGGAGAACCCTTGGCGCTGGAAAAACTCATAAAGATTGCCAAAAATAAAAAAGAAGCGGTGTTGGAAGCGCTTAGCGGGCTTAAAAAAGACTATGAGGGCAGGGGATTGACGCTTCTTGAAAAAGACAATACTTATCAATTGGGTTCAAATCCGGCCAATGCCAAATATGTTGAAGATTTGGTTAAAAGCGAATTTACCGAAGAGCTTTCCCGGGCCGCGCTGGAAACTGTCTCCATCGTCGCCTATAAAGGACCGCTAACCCGGGCGCAGATTGAATATGTACGCGGGGTAAATTCTTCCTTTACGCTTCGTAACCTTCTTATGCGGGGGCTGGTGGAGCGAATAGAAAACCCCAAAGACGCGCGTTCTTTTTTGTATCGCGTGAGTTTTGATTTTCTAAAACATTTGGGCCTGACTAAAATAGGAGACCTGCCGCAGTACGAGGAATTTCGTAAAGAAAAAATAGAGGTTCTGGAAGAGGCGCCAACAAAACAAGAAAATGAAGCTGGCCCCTGA
- a CDS encoding D-alanine--D-alanine ligase — translation MAKRRKIKVLVLMGGPSAEHEVSLNTGKNIIHALDPKKYLVRPVLITKKSKWLIAPSYQTPLLYSQRKLAVKNLVPLAENPLPNRVFDSPVAFIAMHGKYGEDGTIQGMLETMGIPYTGSGILASALGMDKPRSLSLFRDNGFNVPDYRVFNQQEKIINPFQCPLVVKPSNHGSSIGVSIVRHKRDFKNALVEAFRHSNHIILQKFIKGRELTCGVLENKNGEAFALLPTEIIPRVGNFYDYRSKYDEGGSEHVVPPHGFSQKTISMVQNTALYAHKIIGCSDMSRSDFILGSDNKLYILEINTIPGMTQTSLLPEAAKAAGINFPKLLDLLIARALRKQ, via the coding sequence ATGGCCAAACGAAGAAAAATTAAGGTTCTGGTACTGATGGGCGGGCCTTCGGCAGAGCACGAAGTGTCTTTAAATACGGGTAAAAACATCATCCACGCGCTTGATCCAAAAAAATACCTCGTGCGGCCGGTGCTTATCACTAAAAAAAGCAAATGGCTTATCGCCCCGTCCTACCAGACACCGCTTCTTTATTCCCAGAGAAAACTAGCGGTTAAAAATCTAGTCCCGCTTGCTGAAAATCCTCTCCCAAACCGAGTCTTCGATTCGCCCGTAGCCTTTATTGCTATGCACGGAAAATACGGCGAAGACGGTACAATTCAGGGAATGCTTGAAACTATGGGTATCCCATATACTGGCTCGGGAATTCTTGCCAGCGCCCTCGGGATGGATAAACCCCGCTCTTTGAGTCTTTTCCGGGATAACGGCTTTAATGTCCCGGATTATAGAGTGTTTAACCAGCAAGAAAAAATTATAAATCCTTTTCAATGCCCACTGGTGGTCAAACCGTCAAACCACGGTTCAAGCATTGGAGTAAGCATCGTGCGCCACAAACGAGACTTTAAAAACGCACTTGTAGAAGCTTTTAGACACTCAAACCACATCATTCTCCAAAAATTCATAAAAGGCAGAGAACTGACCTGCGGAGTTTTGGAAAATAAAAATGGAGAGGCATTTGCGCTCCTACCAACAGAAATCATTCCCCGGGTTGGAAATTTTTATGACTACAGATCAAAATACGACGAGGGCGGATCGGAACACGTTGTTCCGCCTCACGGTTTTTCCCAAAAAACAATTAGCATGGTCCAAAACACCGCTCTCTATGCGCACAAAATCATTGGTTGTTCTGACATGTCCCGTTCGGATTTTATCTTGGGAAGCGACAACAAACTCTACATTTTAGAAATAAACACTATCCCCGGCATGACCCAAACCAGTCTCTTGCCCGAGGCGGCCAAAGCCGCGGGGATTAATTTCCCCAAACTTCTGGATCTGCTTATTGCCCGCGCCCTTAGGAAGCAGTAG